The following proteins are encoded in a genomic region of Candidatus Moraniibacteriota bacterium:
- the dnaJ gene encoding molecular chaperone DnaJ — protein MANYYEILGVNKSASDDEIKKAYRRLAHKYHPDKQGGDADKFKEVNEAYQVLSDKTKRQQYDQFGQTFDQSRRAGQGGFSGFEGFDFSGFQQGFNGQGFEFNGGFEDIFSDIFGDNFSRSRRQSSHKTGRDIQIDVEIKFEEIVTGAKREVSLLRNVVCDVCRGTGGEPGIKEETCPTCKGSGQVKKVTRSFFGSFQQVSTCPTCEGAGKIYSKKCHKCGGDGRVREKQNISIEIPAGIADGQTISLQGYGEAGERGARSGDLYVTVHVKPHDEFQRKGSNIFSTEHILFSQAVLGDKINVKTIKGPVTIKIPSGTQSGEIFRIKGQGVPQLGRDYIKGDHMVTIIVDIPKATTKEQKRAIEDLKKYGI, from the coding sequence ATGGCTAACTATTATGAAATTCTAGGTGTCAACAAGAGTGCTTCTGATGATGAAATAAAGAAAGCATATCGAAGGCTGGCTCATAAATATCATCCTGACAAACAGGGTGGTGATGCTGATAAATTTAAAGAGGTAAACGAGGCCTATCAGGTACTTTCCGACAAAACTAAACGCCAGCAATATGATCAATTTGGTCAAACTTTTGATCAAAGTAGGCGTGCAGGGCAGGGAGGATTCAGTGGCTTCGAAGGCTTTGATTTTTCTGGATTTCAGCAAGGATTTAACGGACAAGGCTTTGAATTTAATGGGGGGTTCGAAGATATATTTTCTGATATTTTTGGCGATAATTTTAGCAGGAGTCGTAGACAATCTTCTCATAAGACGGGCAGGGATATCCAGATTGATGTGGAAATAAAATTTGAAGAAATTGTAACCGGAGCAAAAAGGGAAGTTTCTTTGCTGAGAAATGTGGTTTGCGACGTTTGTCGCGGCACTGGAGGTGAACCAGGAATAAAAGAAGAAACCTGCCCGACATGCAAAGGCAGCGGGCAAGTCAAGAAAGTTACTCGTAGTTTTTTTGGATCATTCCAGCAAGTTTCCACCTGTCCTACTTGTGAAGGAGCAGGCAAGATATATTCAAAGAAATGTCATAAATGTGGTGGCGACGGAAGAGTCCGAGAAAAACAGAATATTAGCATAGAAATTCCAGCCGGAATTGCCGATGGGCAAACAATCTCATTACAAGGATATGGTGAGGCTGGAGAAAGAGGTGCTAGAAGTGGAGATCTTTATGTAACTGTTCATGTAAAACCACATGATGAATTTCAACGCAAAGGTAGTAATATATTTTCAACTGAGCATATATTATTTTCACAGGCAGTTCTTGGAGATAAGATAAACGTTAAAACTATTAAAGGCCCGGTTACTATTAAAATACCAAGTGGAACCCAATCAGGTGAAATTTTCCGCATAAAAGGACAAGGAGTGCCTCAATTAGGTCGTGACTACATTAAAGGTGATCATATGGTTACCATTATTGTAGACATTCCAAAAGCTACCACAAAAGAGCAGAAAAGGGCTATTGAAGATTTGAAAAAATACGGAATTTAA
- the recJ gene encoding single-stranded-DNA-specific exonuclease RecJ has product MTKWLINKPQEIPSSFSFPLHPLIVQLLFSRGIATEKEVREFVDPNYETDLNDPFLFKDMEKVIQRLKQACDKNEKVVIYGDYDADGITASIIMKEAFDKLGIDSYVYIPDKHIEGYGINVTAVDTFKEKKVSLIVTVDCGITNITEIKKANSLGIDVIITDHHHVPKNVPPAYAIINPHSSDSKYPFRDLAGVGVAFKVVQAIYQKLIKEKTEQTKWMLDLVAIGTIADCVPLTGENRLFTKFGLLVLTKTRRVGLKELFKVGRIIINENVLPDTRKVSFYVAPRINAAGRIKHANLAFDLVFEKNIAKARELALEIEDQNSQRQKMTDKITDEIKLLAQSLYKDKKFIFAIGEHFPVGILGLVAGKIAQKFNKPTAIFQESEDICMGSFRSIPKLNIIETIEECKDLLVKFGGHAQAAGVSVKKENVEKFYTKIDRIINKKLKDIDLSKEIEIDGEALAENINYDLVEDLEKLKPFGEGNREPVFLIKNLNIKEKKIVGNGNKHIKLFLTTNGSSNIFESICFNGYEKFIDINEGSNVDILCNIQKDEWNGNKKIQLSLVDMKIIK; this is encoded by the coding sequence ATGACAAAATGGCTGATAAATAAACCGCAGGAGATACCTTCTTCTTTTTCTTTTCCGTTGCATCCATTGATAGTGCAGCTTTTGTTTTCTCGTGGTATCGCGACAGAAAAAGAAGTAAGGGAATTTGTCGATCCTAATTATGAAACTGATCTAAATGACCCTTTTCTCTTTAAAGATATGGAAAAGGTTATTCAGAGACTGAAACAAGCTTGCGATAAAAATGAAAAAGTCGTAATTTATGGAGATTATGACGCAGATGGAATTACTGCTTCTATAATAATGAAAGAAGCATTTGATAAACTGGGAATTGATTCTTATGTATATATTCCCGATAAGCACATAGAAGGTTATGGCATTAATGTTACTGCTGTAGATACATTCAAAGAAAAAAAAGTATCTTTAATTGTAACTGTTGATTGTGGTATTACAAACATTACAGAAATTAAAAAAGCAAACTCATTAGGTATAGATGTAATTATCACTGATCATCATCATGTTCCTAAAAATGTACCACCAGCTTATGCTATTATCAACCCTCATTCTAGTGACTCAAAATATCCATTTAGAGATTTAGCTGGGGTTGGTGTAGCTTTTAAAGTTGTACAGGCCATTTATCAAAAATTAATAAAAGAAAAAACAGAACAAACTAAATGGATGCTTGATTTAGTAGCTATTGGTACTATTGCCGATTGCGTTCCTCTTACAGGAGAAAACCGTCTTTTTACAAAATTTGGACTTTTAGTTTTGACAAAAACCAGAAGAGTAGGACTTAAGGAACTTTTTAAGGTCGGGCGCATAATAATTAATGAAAATGTTTTGCCAGATACTAGAAAAGTTTCATTTTATGTAGCACCGCGAATAAATGCAGCTGGAAGAATAAAGCATGCTAATTTGGCATTTGATCTTGTTTTCGAAAAAAATATTGCTAAGGCACGGGAATTAGCCTTAGAAATTGAAGACCAAAACAGTCAAAGACAAAAAATGACTGATAAAATAACTGATGAAATTAAACTATTAGCACAAAGCTTATATAAAGATAAAAAATTTATTTTCGCAATAGGCGAACACTTTCCAGTAGGAATTCTTGGATTAGTGGCTGGAAAAATTGCCCAAAAATTCAATAAACCTACGGCTATTTTTCAAGAAAGCGAAGATATTTGCATGGGATCTTTCCGTAGTATTCCTAAATTGAATATTATAGAAACAATCGAAGAATGCAAAGATTTGCTGGTTAAATTTGGCGGCCACGCTCAAGCAGCCGGGGTTAGTGTTAAAAAAGAAAATGTTGAAAAATTCTACACAAAAATAGACAGAATTATAAATAAAAAATTGAAAGATATAGACCTTTCAAAAGAAATAGAAATTGACGGAGAAGCTTTAGCGGAAAATATAAATTATGACTTAGTAGAAGATCTTGAAAAACTTAAGCCTTTTGGAGAAGGAAACAGAGAACCTGTGTTTCTTATAAAAAATTTAAATATTAAAGAAAAGAAAATAGTCGGTAATGGTAATAAACATATAAAGCTATTTTTAACAACTAACGGATCTTCGAATATTTTTGAGTCTATTTGCTTCAATGGTTATGAAAAGTTTATAGATATAAACGAAGGAAGTAATGTTGATATTCTTTGCAATATACAGAAAGATGAGTGGAATGGGAATAAAAAAATTCAACTATCCCTCGTAGACATGAAGATTATAAAATAA
- a CDS encoding acetate--CoA ligase family protein → MKKIKKYKSLFSPKSIAIVGASNKKGKIGNIITENILKLGYEGKTYFVNPAYKILKMRRCYASLGEIKDKIDLAIVCVPAKFVLDVVNNGSKNVRNFVIISAGFSESGPEGVKREKDLLVLAKKYKINILGPNCLGFIVPKLKINASFASGMPKNGNISFVSQSGALAVALMDKSSEENLGFSNIISVGNQMQINEIELLEYLAEDRETKVIGMYLEGIKDGIKFLEKAREVSVKKPIVILKAGKTEKSQQAISSHTGALAGSDDVVNAVFESAGIIRAYDLNNFFDLLKLISFTNAPRNNTATVVTNAGGAGVLTTDAFKGKDIFLAELNEKIKTEIRKNLPEESAIQNPIDLLGDAKEDRYENVINLIKGSDTGSILCLLTPQEQTPVENISKIIIKSKKSIKLPIVAVFIGGKRVKKAISYLEEKNIPNFSNPEDAVRALDQYYKWDFFRKNKLSRKRIKKLAERRNQVAEIIAQAYKQKRGSLFFSESANVMKRYGIKCSEFYEISNYNDFPKNINYPIALKVDSDKILHKSDKQALILNIGNRDSLNLSIKKLQDNFPGERLIIQPMKEKQIEIILGIKKDLIFGPIIIYGLGGIYTEIFKMVDFLVPPMDKNKIKEKLLQGKISFLFKGARGKAVYNIDEFSEIVKSLMDFSLENKQIKEFDINPLLIYNDGRKAFAVDVKIII, encoded by the coding sequence ATGAAAAAAATAAAAAAATACAAATCGTTGTTCAGCCCTAAATCTATAGCAATTGTAGGCGCTTCAAATAAGAAAGGTAAGATAGGAAATATTATAACTGAAAATATTTTAAAATTAGGATATGAGGGGAAAACATATTTTGTTAATCCTGCATATAAAATTTTAAAAATGAGACGTTGCTATGCTTCTTTAGGAGAGATTAAAGATAAAATTGATCTGGCTATAGTATGCGTACCAGCAAAGTTCGTATTAGATGTAGTAAATAATGGATCAAAAAATGTTAGAAATTTTGTTATTATTTCTGCTGGTTTTTCAGAAAGTGGTCCAGAAGGAGTAAAAAGAGAAAAAGATCTCTTAGTCTTAGCAAAAAAATATAAAATAAACATTTTAGGCCCAAATTGCCTTGGTTTTATTGTACCTAAATTAAAAATCAATGCTTCTTTTGCCAGTGGAATGCCTAAAAATGGAAACATATCCTTTGTTTCGCAGTCTGGAGCATTAGCAGTTGCTCTTATGGATAAATCTTCAGAAGAAAATCTAGGATTTTCAAACATAATTTCAGTGGGAAATCAAATGCAAATCAATGAGATAGAGCTGTTAGAATATTTAGCTGAGGACAGGGAAACGAAAGTTATTGGAATGTATTTAGAGGGCATAAAAGATGGAATAAAATTTTTGGAAAAAGCCAGAGAAGTTTCAGTTAAGAAACCTATTGTTATATTAAAAGCAGGGAAAACAGAAAAGTCACAGCAAGCAATTTCTTCACATACTGGAGCGTTAGCGGGCAGTGATGATGTAGTTAACGCTGTATTTGAAAGCGCAGGCATAATAAGAGCATATGATTTAAATAATTTTTTTGATTTATTAAAGCTCATTTCATTCACAAATGCACCAAGAAATAATACTGCCACAGTAGTCACTAATGCAGGAGGAGCTGGTGTTCTTACAACAGACGCTTTTAAAGGCAAAGATATATTTTTAGCAGAATTAAATGAAAAAATAAAGACTGAAATAAGAAAAAATCTTCCAGAAGAATCAGCCATACAAAATCCTATAGATCTCTTGGGTGATGCAAAAGAAGATAGATATGAAAATGTTATTAATCTTATAAAAGGAAGCGACACGGGTTCTATACTTTGTTTACTTACTCCACAAGAACAAACACCGGTTGAAAATATAAGTAAAATAATTATTAAATCAAAAAAATCAATAAAATTGCCAATAGTAGCTGTTTTTATAGGTGGAAAAAGAGTAAAAAAAGCTATTTCATATCTTGAAGAAAAAAATATTCCTAATTTTTCCAATCCTGAAGATGCGGTGCGGGCATTGGATCAATATTACAAATGGGACTTTTTTAGGAAAAACAAATTATCAAGAAAAAGAATAAAAAAATTAGCAGAAAGAAGAAATCAAGTCGCTGAAATAATAGCACAAGCTTATAAACAAAAAAGGGGTTCTCTTTTTTTCAGTGAATCAGCAAATGTTATGAAAAGATATGGCATAAAATGCTCAGAATTTTATGAAATTTCAAATTATAATGATTTTCCTAAAAATATCAACTATCCAATAGCTTTAAAAGTTGATAGTGATAAAATATTACATAAATCAGACAAGCAAGCGCTGATATTGAATATAGGAAACAGGGACAGTTTAAATTTATCCATTAAAAAATTACAGGACAATTTTCCAGGTGAAAGGCTTATCATCCAACCCATGAAAGAAAAACAAATAGAAATTATATTAGGTATCAAAAAAGATCTAATCTTTGGCCCAATTATTATATATGGTTTAGGTGGAATATACACAGAAATTTTTAAAATGGTTGATTTCCTTGTGCCACCTATGGATAAAAATAAAATAAAAGAAAAGCTTCTACAAGGAAAGATAAGCTTTTTATTCAAAGGTGCTCGCGGAAAAGCTGTTTATAATATTGATGAATTTTCTGAAATTGTAAAATCCCTTATGGATTTCTCATTAGAAAACAAACAGATTAAAGAGTTCGACATAAACCCGTTATTAATTTATAATGACGGGCGCAAAGCTTTTGCGGTTGATGTAAAAATAATTATTTAA
- a CDS encoding HAD family phosphatase: MHNIRAILFDLDGVIIDSEPLHFEAHKKVLEKYKIKLSLEDYMRFGVAKGDNILYEKMSEKFGMPINKSEISQRKKQAYWEILDKKGELMPEILEILQNFSKKYDLAIVSSGVKASVEHVLDKFNVRKYFEVVITGEDVEKIKPFPDVYSKALEKLERSKEECIAIEDSQTGIEAAKNAGLKCIAIPNEFTKNHDFSQADIILSSAKELVDIVNR, encoded by the coding sequence ATGCACAATATCAGGGCAATCTTATTTGATCTAGATGGAGTAATTATAGACAGCGAACCGCTGCATTTTGAGGCGCATAAAAAAGTTTTAGAAAAGTATAAAATCAAATTATCTCTGGAAGATTATATGCGTTTTGGTGTCGCAAAGGGAGACAATATTCTCTATGAAAAAATGTCTGAAAAATTCGGCATGCCAATAAATAAAAGTGAAATATCACAGAGAAAAAAACAAGCCTACTGGGAAATATTAGATAAAAAAGGAGAGTTGATGCCAGAGATTTTGGAGATATTGCAAAATTTTTCTAAAAAATACGACCTGGCAATAGTTTCTTCGGGCGTTAAGGCGTCAGTCGAACATGTGCTTGATAAGTTTAATGTAAGGAAATATTTTGAAGTTGTTATTACAGGAGAAGATGTTGAAAAAATAAAACCTTTTCCGGATGTTTATTCGAAAGCTTTGGAAAAATTAGAGCGCTCCAAGGAAGAATGCATAGCCATTGAAGACTCGCAAACAGGCATTGAAGCAGCTAAAAATGCCGGGTTAAAGTGCATAGCTATCCCAAATGAATTCACAAAAAACCATGATTTTTCACAGGCAGATATAATTTTATCCAGCGCGAAAGAATTAGTTGACATTGTAAATCGGTGA